The following are encoded together in the Weissella soli genome:
- a CDS encoding MDR family MFS transporter → MQEFMQLDRNLKLRTLTVFLVVLLGSSVGPNMTIYYVKYFGAVITGILLVIVSISGFFGGLVGGYLADKWGRKPVMYIASGMMILGYLLAAAMNSPWYVNPFITFFGFFLANLGSSFADPAQQAMMIDSSTPQNRTYVYSLIYWILNIGVMIGAAIGGWFFRDYLFELMMGLLLVAIVEFAIVYFGMTETFFPTAESRAKQPSLWGGIKSYRSVLVDHRFVIFMLGSIGMTVIFTQPDFYLAAHLGEAFQTTRQFGIQIYGQRMLSVMTMINTVIIIVMMTMFTRWTGGWSVRRSITIGIFLQAAGFAGAFLTESFWPLVIMSVVLTVGEMINVPASQTLRADMMNPEQLGTYAGAFAATRPVGMIISSLMVSLSHYVGNVGIAALLMMLSLVTIWLILRATKMVPTFS, encoded by the coding sequence GTGCAAGAATTTATGCAATTAGACCGCAACTTAAAGTTACGGACATTAACCGTCTTTTTGGTTGTTCTTTTGGGGAGTTCAGTTGGTCCTAACATGACCATCTATTATGTGAAGTATTTTGGGGCAGTGATCACGGGCATCCTTTTGGTGATTGTATCAATTTCAGGATTTTTTGGTGGCCTAGTTGGCGGTTATTTAGCTGATAAATGGGGCCGTAAACCGGTTATGTATATTGCTTCCGGGATGATGATTCTGGGCTATTTATTAGCTGCAGCGATGAATTCACCATGGTATGTGAATCCGTTTATCACCTTTTTTGGATTTTTCTTGGCGAATCTGGGGTCGTCATTTGCGGACCCAGCGCAACAAGCGATGATGATTGATTCTTCAACACCACAAAATCGTACCTATGTGTATAGTCTGATTTATTGGATTTTAAACATTGGGGTGATGATTGGGGCTGCCATTGGTGGGTGGTTCTTCCGCGATTATCTATTTGAATTGATGATGGGCCTGTTGTTAGTTGCCATTGTGGAATTTGCCATTGTGTATTTTGGGATGACGGAAACCTTTTTCCCAACGGCCGAGAGTCGTGCCAAACAACCCAGTTTGTGGGGTGGCATTAAATCATATCGCTCAGTCCTGGTTGATCATCGATTCGTGATTTTTATGTTAGGCTCAATTGGGATGACGGTCATCTTTACCCAGCCAGATTTTTATTTAGCAGCGCATTTAGGTGAAGCGTTTCAGACGACTAGGCAGTTTGGTATTCAAATATATGGGCAACGCATGCTCTCGGTCATGACGATGATTAACACGGTTATTATCATCGTTATGATGACGATGTTTACGCGCTGGACTGGTGGTTGGAGTGTTCGCCGCAGCATTACGATCGGTATTTTTCTACAAGCTGCTGGATTTGCGGGTGCCTTTTTGACAGAATCGTTTTGGCCATTGGTCATCATGTCCGTCGTTTTGACGGTCGGTGAAATGATTAATGTACCAGCCAGTCAAACATTACGTGCGGATATGATGAATCCAGAGCAGCTGGGTACCTATGCCGGCGCTTTTGCAGCAACCCGGCCAGTGGGGATGATTATTTCTAGCCTGATGGTGAGCTTATCACATTATGTTGGCAATGTTGGGATTGCAGCGCTATTAATGATGTTATCTTTGGTGACAATCTGGTTAATTTTAAGAGCTACCAAAATGGTGCCAACATTTTCATAG
- a CDS encoding metallophosphoesterase, giving the protein MTKIAFSSDNHFDINKQDLPAVIAAQTEFLLTNAIEQYYIGGDLFNDFLKSTAFVEQLQAQLGHHTTVYFIAGNHDMGRHVTFAELENNPNPHYIHNQIVPINDHWQVIANNGWYDYSFASGPRKEDVAVFKRGLYFDRVIQQPMSDLERTDLSLHQIETALAKATKKTIILQHFAPIGDDLAYPADDPRWLMINGVMGSKRYGELFKQYPVIKKVIYGHTHFTVPVRVKDAITYQNVSVGYNHHRLTEWTADTFIQSWINKLSIMVLTD; this is encoded by the coding sequence ATGACAAAAATTGCCTTTTCGAGTGATAACCATTTTGACATTAACAAACAAGATTTACCCGCCGTCATCGCTGCCCAAACCGAATTTCTACTCACCAATGCAATTGAACAATACTACATCGGTGGCGATTTATTCAACGACTTCCTAAAATCAACTGCCTTTGTTGAACAACTTCAAGCACAACTGGGGCACCATACAACTGTTTATTTTATTGCCGGTAATCATGACATGGGGCGTCATGTGACTTTTGCTGAACTTGAAAATAATCCTAATCCCCACTATATTCACAATCAAATTGTACCCATCAACGATCACTGGCAGGTTATTGCCAATAATGGTTGGTATGATTATAGCTTTGCCTCCGGTCCGCGCAAGGAAGATGTGGCTGTTTTTAAACGGGGTTTGTATTTCGACCGTGTGATTCAACAGCCGATGTCAGACCTTGAACGAACGGACCTATCACTGCACCAAATCGAAACAGCTTTAGCAAAAGCAACCAAAAAAACCATCATTCTCCAACATTTTGCACCTATTGGGGATGATTTAGCCTATCCGGCTGATGATCCCCGTTGGCTAATGATTAATGGCGTCATGGGTTCAAAACGTTATGGCGAATTGTTTAAACAGTATCCTGTCATCAAAAAAGTAATTTATGGCCACACCCATTTTACGGTGCCCGTGCGCGTTAAAGATGCGATTACTTATCAAAATGTCAGCGTCGGTTATAATCATCACCGGCTAACAGAATGGACGGCGGATACCTTCATCCAATCATGGATAAATAAACTTTCAATTATGGTGTTGACAGATTGA
- a CDS encoding peptide MFS transporter produces MTEMWERFSYYGMRAILLYYMWYLISTGDLHITRAVAASIMAIYASMVYLSGAVGGYIADRILGARKTVFYGGVLIMLGHMLLALPFGSPALFASMFLIILGTGLLKPNVSSLVGTLYKTGDNARDAGFSIFVFGINLGAFLAPLIVGATQERFGYHLAFSLAAFGMLIGLIQYHFGSKKNLHEDSLYPNDPLQTEEIRPLILKVLIGFIILVLVIILMILMGWTDIQAYINLMTVIAVLVPLGYFVQIITSPKIDAIERSRVVAYIPLFLAAVLFWAIEEQGSVVLATFAKTRVDTTHFPASWFQSLNPFFIMLYTPFFAWLWTKWTKNQPSSPLKFSIGLMFAGASFLLLTLPGLLFGTAVKVSPTWLVGSWALVIIGEMLISPVGLSATTKLAPKAYMSQMMSMWFLSSAVGSALNAQFVGLYTANNEVTYFAAFGGVAVLLGILLVFLARPVHKLMQGVN; encoded by the coding sequence ATGACTGAAATGTGGGAGCGCTTTTCATACTATGGTATGCGAGCTATCTTGCTTTATTACATGTGGTACTTGATTAGTACCGGTGATTTGCATATTACACGGGCGGTGGCGGCCTCGATCATGGCCATTTATGCCTCGATGGTTTATCTTAGCGGCGCCGTGGGTGGTTACATTGCTGACCGTATCTTGGGCGCGCGCAAGACTGTCTTTTATGGCGGTGTGCTGATCATGCTTGGCCATATGTTATTGGCATTGCCATTTGGATCACCAGCGTTGTTCGCCTCGATGTTTTTGATCATTTTAGGCACTGGATTATTAAAACCGAATGTCTCTTCTTTGGTTGGAACACTGTATAAAACAGGGGATAATGCGCGTGACGCTGGATTTTCGATTTTTGTATTTGGCATTAATCTCGGCGCATTCCTGGCACCATTAATTGTTGGGGCAACGCAGGAAAGGTTTGGCTATCATTTAGCCTTTAGCTTGGCAGCATTTGGTATGCTAATTGGGTTAATTCAATATCATTTTGGGAGTAAAAAAAATCTTCATGAAGATTCGCTTTATCCCAATGATCCGCTGCAAACCGAAGAAATTCGTCCTTTGATTTTAAAGGTGCTCATTGGGTTCATCATTTTAGTGCTCGTTATTATCTTGATGATTTTAATGGGATGGACCGATATCCAGGCATATATTAACTTAATGACGGTGATCGCGGTTTTGGTACCGTTGGGATACTTTGTCCAAATTATTACATCACCCAAAATTGATGCCATTGAACGATCACGAGTAGTAGCTTACATTCCGTTGTTCTTGGCGGCGGTCTTGTTCTGGGCAATTGAAGAACAAGGCTCAGTGGTCTTAGCAACGTTTGCAAAGACGCGTGTTGATACGACTCACTTTCCCGCCTCATGGTTTCAATCCTTGAATCCATTTTTCATTATGCTCTATACACCATTCTTTGCATGGCTATGGACGAAATGGACCAAAAACCAACCTTCATCCCCATTGAAGTTTTCAATCGGCTTGATGTTTGCGGGCGCATCATTTTTATTATTGACGTTGCCTGGGTTGTTGTTTGGGACCGCGGTGAAAGTTTCGCCAACGTGGCTAGTCGGTTCATGGGCGTTGGTGATTATTGGTGAAATGTTGATCTCACCAGTTGGCCTGAGTGCCACGACTAAACTAGCGCCGAAAGCGTACATGTCACAAATGATGTCGATGTGGTTTTTGTCGTCAGCGGTAGGCTCAGCATTAAATGCGCAATTTGTCGGTTTGTACACGGCTAACAATGAGGTGACCTATTTCGCAGCTTTTGGTGGGGTCGCCGTTCTGTTAGGAATTCTATTGGTGTTCCTGGCGCGGCCGGTGCATAAACTGATGCAAGGGGTTAATTAG
- a CDS encoding DUF975 family protein, producing the protein MKDNYDIRYRGWKRVKGNFKTSFLLTLFIFLFTYIIFGSNGLHNGGIMVDVFSNQGIRTLVSTGIFSGLMKEVIVGVFGLGTVWGFINWSREQATPTTPVKDSLRFWYGDTVVDTIVLLGMRYLFTILWSLLFLIPGVIKSISYSQATYIYADDVKNGVKITSMNEYITRSRELMRGHKMQYFTLNLSFIGWWLLIVLTFGLAAIWVYPYYSATMAEFYMELRRESLYGGRSRGRRG; encoded by the coding sequence ATGAAAGATAATTATGATATAAGGTATCGTGGCTGGAAGCGCGTGAAAGGTAATTTCAAAACGAGCTTTTTGCTAACTTTGTTCATCTTTTTATTTACGTATATTATATTTGGTAGTAATGGCTTACATAATGGTGGCATCATGGTTGATGTTTTTTCAAATCAAGGGATTCGCACCCTGGTGAGTACTGGGATTTTTAGTGGCTTGATGAAGGAAGTTATCGTCGGTGTCTTTGGGTTAGGTACAGTGTGGGGCTTCATCAATTGGTCACGTGAACAAGCAACCCCAACGACCCCGGTTAAAGATAGCTTGCGTTTCTGGTATGGTGACACAGTTGTGGACACCATTGTCTTATTGGGTATGCGTTACTTATTTACCATCCTTTGGTCATTATTATTTTTGATACCAGGGGTGATCAAGAGTATTTCATACTCACAAGCAACCTATATTTATGCTGATGATGTCAAAAATGGTGTCAAAATTACATCAATGAATGAGTACATTACGCGTTCACGCGAATTGATGCGTGGTCATAAAATGCAATACTTCACTTTGAACTTAAGTTTTATAGGTTGGTGGTTGCTGATTGTTTTGACCTTTGGGTTAGCTGCAATTTGGGTATATCCGTATTACAGTGCCACGATGGCTGAATTTTACATGGAATTACGGCGTGAAAGCCTCTACGGTGGGCGTTCACGTGGACGTAGGGGTTAA
- a CDS encoding SprT family protein: MTDEELQGLVARQSRNFFDKPFQHRAYFNARLRTTGGRYLIKSHDIEINPLMLSEFDETTLIGVIKHELVHYHNHLSGRPYQHKDAAFKLELLRVGGSRFAPQTSQTRRRATHYLVYKCTNGHQLLRQRRLDVNWYVCGECGSRLLFVGELTPAKA, encoded by the coding sequence ATGACAGACGAAGAATTACAAGGCTTAGTCGCGCGACAGTCGCGCAATTTTTTTGATAAGCCTTTTCAACATCGGGCCTACTTTAATGCTCGTCTACGGACCACGGGCGGTCGCTATCTGATAAAGTCGCATGATATTGAAATCAATCCACTAATGTTATCCGAATTTGATGAGACAACGCTCATTGGGGTGATTAAGCACGAATTAGTCCACTATCATAATCATTTGAGTGGTCGGCCTTATCAACATAAGGATGCAGCGTTCAAACTAGAATTGTTGCGCGTTGGTGGTTCACGTTTTGCACCACAGACATCGCAGACGCGTCGCCGAGCGACACATTATTTGGTGTATAAATGTACAAATGGCCATCAATTGTTACGGCAACGTCGTTTGGATGTTAACTGGTATGTCTGTGGTGAATGCGGTAGTAGGTTACTATTTGTAGGTGAATTGACACCTGCAAAAGCATGA
- a CDS encoding acyltransferase family protein, with translation MADRIGNKRRYITGFDGLRAIAVIGVIIFHLWPNVMTGGWLGVPLFFVLSGYLITDILIQEFEKTGTIRFGSFYLRRVKRLYPALVVMLLATATAIAFFARPLLYNLRAILVTNLTYVYNLWATVNGDSYFEQWGSASPFTHLWSLSIEGQFYLVWPLIVWLLLKLKVPRVRVAQGLMGLALISALLMAIYYNPTNINRAYYGTDTRLFALLIGTALAFVWPSAKLNGRAKRQTRRLLNLAGFLAMAMLVFLFFTLNGEWAGTYYGVMFLASLDIAVIIGVTAHPATVFSHWLNNRLLNYIGTRSYSIYLYQLPVFVFIDIWTKHNHHLAIGLWKIVLVLILAELSYQFIEKVFKRYYGVENIFNFDSVRIYTAFVMMMAVMATSGVLTPQASGPKPTTKLEQRLKQNKKLLAAQNAKALSAQQAGKKATSQTEETSSQSASTAKGAISIAGGATSAVARKYNLTDTQYQAVKSKTVTAIGDSVLLDAGPSLQELMPSTVVDGQVGRQPNEAVTLVQQMAAKGTLAQNLLMVIGTNGAISPAQVQTVMAAAGSQRQVYWVGVAADRAWISGNNSVLLAAQKKYANLHLIDWPDAAKAHPEWLGPDKVHPNVQGSIQYTSLIAQKIAEN, from the coding sequence ATGGCTGACAGGATTGGTAATAAACGACGATATATTACAGGATTTGACGGATTACGTGCCATCGCTGTAATCGGGGTCATTATCTTCCATCTGTGGCCAAATGTCATGACCGGCGGATGGTTGGGTGTCCCTTTGTTTTTTGTGTTATCGGGTTACCTGATAACTGATATTTTAATTCAAGAATTTGAAAAGACGGGCACCATCCGTTTTGGTAGTTTTTATTTACGACGTGTGAAGCGCTTATATCCGGCGTTAGTGGTGATGTTATTAGCTACGGCCACGGCGATCGCATTTTTTGCGCGTCCTTTGTTATATAATCTGCGGGCTATTCTCGTGACTAATTTAACCTACGTCTACAACTTGTGGGCCACGGTTAATGGTGATTCCTATTTCGAGCAGTGGGGCAGCGCATCGCCATTTACCCACCTATGGTCGTTATCGATTGAAGGGCAGTTTTATCTGGTTTGGCCATTAATTGTGTGGTTATTGTTGAAATTAAAAGTGCCGCGCGTACGTGTTGCGCAAGGATTAATGGGCTTAGCGTTGATCTCGGCGCTGTTAATGGCCATTTATTATAATCCGACTAACATTAATCGTGCGTACTATGGCACAGACACACGGTTGTTTGCGCTATTGATTGGTACAGCATTGGCCTTTGTTTGGCCGTCAGCCAAATTAAATGGGCGCGCTAAGCGACAGACTAGGCGGTTGCTCAATTTGGCGGGGTTCTTGGCCATGGCCATGCTAGTGTTCTTATTTTTTACCTTAAATGGTGAATGGGCGGGTACCTACTATGGCGTGATGTTTTTAGCATCGCTCGATATTGCCGTGATTATTGGGGTGACGGCCCATCCGGCAACAGTGTTTAGTCACTGGTTAAATAACCGCCTATTGAACTATATCGGAACACGTTCCTATAGTATCTATCTCTATCAACTGCCAGTGTTTGTGTTTATCGATATCTGGACAAAGCATAATCATCACCTAGCAATCGGGTTATGGAAGATTGTGCTTGTGTTAATTTTGGCTGAATTGAGTTATCAATTCATTGAAAAGGTCTTCAAACGGTACTATGGTGTCGAAAATATCTTTAATTTTGATTCAGTCCGCATCTATACAGCCTTCGTGATGATGATGGCCGTGATGGCAACATCAGGTGTGTTGACACCCCAAGCGAGTGGTCCTAAGCCAACAACGAAGCTGGAACAGCGGTTGAAGCAGAATAAAAAATTATTAGCCGCACAAAACGCTAAGGCCTTGTCTGCACAGCAGGCTGGCAAAAAAGCGACGAGTCAGACTGAGGAAACAAGTAGTCAGTCCGCAAGTACCGCTAAAGGTGCGATTTCAATCGCGGGTGGCGCAACTTCAGCAGTCGCCCGTAAATATAATTTGACAGATACGCAATATCAGGCAGTCAAGTCTAAAACGGTGACTGCGATTGGTGACTCAGTGTTGCTAGACGCTGGTCCGAGCCTCCAAGAGCTGATGCCCAGTACGGTTGTAGATGGCCAAGTTGGTCGCCAGCCTAATGAGGCGGTGACGCTGGTCCAGCAAATGGCTGCCAAAGGGACTTTGGCCCAAAACTTGTTGATGGTGATTGGCACAAATGGCGCTATTTCTCCAGCACAAGTGCAGACAGTCATGGCTGCCGCTGGTAGTCAACGTCAAGTTTATTGGGTAGGTGTTGCGGCTGATCGCGCATGGATTAGTGGTAATAACAGTGTCTTGTTGGCTGCGCAAAAAAAATATGCTAACTTACATTTGATTGATTGGCCAGATGCAGCCAAGGCACATCCTGAATGGTTAGGGCCGGATAAAGTTCACCCTAACGTGCAAGGATCGATCCAATATACAAGCTTGATTGCACAAAAAATAGCTGAAAATTAG
- a CDS encoding ABC-F family ATP-binding cassette domain-containing protein, whose product MLTVSNVSVAFSGKKLYDDVNLKFTPGNTYGVIGANGAGKSTFLKVLEGKLAPTTGTVSMDTNERMSSLVQNHFAFDEFTVLDTVLQGHQELYEVKTEMDAIYLHDPFTDEDGIQVGELSARFEELDGWNAETEALQLLRNVGISDADTYSLMGDLPETTKVKVLLAQALFGSPDILILDEPTNGLDTKTIAWLEDFLADYQNTVIVVSHDRHFLNAVSTMILDVDFGKIKLFVGNYDFWKESSELALRLQSQANSKKEEQIKQLQEFIARFSANASKSKQATSRKKQLDKITLDDIRPSTRKYPYIKFDIQREIGNDLLRVEGVSKTIDGVKILDNITFTLSPDDKTLIMAQSDATATVLLDILAGRIEPDTGTVTWGVTTSRDYLAKDMAENFEKPEMQILDFLRDFASKEENDNTFLRGLLGRMLFKGEDSEKSLDVLSGGEKVRVMLSKLMLTKANVLILDDPTNHLDLESITSLNDGLVDYKGSLIFTSHDHTFAQTIANHVVAVSDQGSIDRADMTYEQFMNHKEVQKQLADMNILL is encoded by the coding sequence ATGCTGACAGTATCAAATGTTTCAGTGGCCTTTTCAGGCAAGAAACTATATGACGACGTAAATTTAAAATTTACACCAGGTAATACATACGGAGTTATCGGTGCCAACGGTGCTGGTAAGTCAACATTCTTGAAGGTGTTGGAAGGTAAGCTTGCCCCAACGACTGGAACGGTATCGATGGATACAAACGAGCGTATGTCATCACTCGTCCAAAACCACTTTGCGTTCGATGAATTTACAGTTCTGGATACAGTCTTGCAAGGACACCAGGAATTATACGAAGTGAAGACTGAGATGGACGCCATTTATTTGCACGATCCATTTACAGATGAAGATGGGATTCAGGTTGGTGAATTATCAGCCCGTTTTGAAGAGCTTGATGGTTGGAATGCTGAAACTGAAGCTTTGCAATTATTGCGTAACGTTGGTATTTCTGATGCTGATACTTACTCATTGATGGGTGATCTACCAGAAACAACTAAAGTTAAGGTTTTGTTGGCGCAAGCATTGTTTGGTAGCCCTGACATTTTGATTTTGGACGAACCAACAAACGGGTTGGATACTAAGACGATTGCTTGGTTAGAAGACTTCTTGGCTGATTACCAAAACACAGTGATTGTAGTTTCCCATGATCGTCACTTCTTGAATGCCGTTTCAACAATGATCTTGGATGTTGATTTTGGTAAGATTAAGTTATTCGTGGGTAACTATGACTTCTGGAAGGAATCTTCAGAATTGGCTTTGCGTCTACAATCACAAGCTAATTCCAAGAAGGAAGAGCAAATTAAGCAATTGCAGGAGTTTATTGCACGTTTCTCAGCGAACGCCTCAAAGTCAAAGCAAGCGACTTCACGTAAGAAGCAATTGGATAAAATTACGCTTGATGATATTCGTCCATCAACCCGTAAGTATCCATATATTAAATTTGATATTCAACGTGAAATCGGAAATGATTTGTTGCGGGTTGAAGGTGTCTCAAAGACGATCGATGGTGTAAAGATTTTGGATAACATCACGTTCACCTTGTCACCAGATGATAAGACTTTGATTATGGCACAATCTGATGCCACAGCCACTGTATTATTGGATATCTTAGCCGGTCGTATTGAGCCAGATACTGGTACAGTTACCTGGGGTGTCACAACTTCACGTGATTACTTGGCAAAGGACATGGCTGAAAACTTCGAAAAGCCAGAAATGCAAATCTTGGACTTCTTGCGCGATTTCGCGTCAAAGGAAGAAAACGACAACACCTTCCTACGTGGATTGTTGGGCCGGATGTTGTTCAAGGGTGAAGATTCAGAAAAGTCATTGGATGTCTTATCTGGAGGAGAAAAGGTCCGGGTGATGTTGTCAAAGTTGATGCTAACCAAGGCCAATGTGTTGATTCTGGACGATCCAACTAACCACTTGGATTTGGAGTCGATCACGTCATTGAATGATGGATTGGTTGATTACAAGGGTTCTTTGATTTTCACATCACATGACCACACGTTCGCCCAAACAATTGCTAACCACGTGGTAGCTGTTTCTGACCAAGGGTCAATTGATCGTGCCGATATGACGTACGAACAATTCATGAACCACAAAGAAGTACAAAAGCAATTAGCTGATATGAACATCTTGCTTTAA
- a CDS encoding MATE family efflux transporter — protein MQDLTKGNPTKLILMFTFPIILGYLMQQLYNFVDTLIVGQTLGVDALAAVGSTGAIMFLSLGFVGGFSSGMSIITATRFGAKDLAGVRKSFGQSILASIIITIGLTIISLVGVRPLLILMQTPHEILDMAHTFIVIILGGVATQMGYNVISNAMRAVGNSNAPLYHLIVGMLLNIGLEFLFILVFHWGVAGAAIATVIAYGVSTVTSVWHVYKFIPTLRLSRQDLVWDGAEIRAHLAAGLPLGFQQSIIAIGSVTLQAAVNSLGTDAVAANAAASKVDQLVVLVLMSFGVTMATYVAQNHGAGQYDRILVGMRQTLMMSIGVAILLGIGEVFGGHWLVQLFVDQSDQAAGSVMKLAQIFFYANGPLYAILAVLFVLRYAIQGLGDTRTPTLAGIGEMVARTVAAFGLVSVFGFWGASFANPLAWTASVAFLIPAWLQYEREIKAKA, from the coding sequence ATGCAAGATTTAACGAAAGGCAATCCAACGAAATTAATTTTGATGTTCACCTTCCCAATCATTTTGGGTTATTTGATGCAGCAATTGTACAATTTCGTGGATACCCTGATTGTTGGGCAAACTTTAGGGGTCGACGCGCTCGCGGCTGTAGGTTCAACCGGGGCGATTATGTTTTTATCATTGGGCTTTGTTGGTGGGTTCAGTTCGGGGATGTCAATTATTACGGCGACACGTTTTGGTGCTAAGGACCTTGCTGGTGTCCGAAAGTCGTTTGGGCAAAGTATTTTAGCCTCAATTATTATTACGATTGGTTTAACGATCATCAGTTTGGTGGGCGTGCGGCCGTTATTAATCCTGATGCAAACCCCTCATGAAATTTTAGATATGGCGCACACGTTTATCGTGATCATCTTAGGTGGTGTCGCCACACAAATGGGATATAACGTCATATCGAATGCCATGCGTGCCGTGGGCAATAGTAATGCCCCCCTTTATCACCTAATTGTTGGGATGTTATTAAACATCGGGTTGGAATTTTTGTTCATTTTGGTGTTCCATTGGGGCGTAGCTGGGGCGGCGATTGCAACAGTGATTGCCTATGGCGTTTCAACGGTAACGAGTGTGTGGCATGTCTATAAATTTATCCCAACGCTACGCCTATCGCGTCAAGATTTAGTTTGGGATGGCGCTGAAATCCGGGCGCACTTAGCTGCGGGGTTGCCACTGGGGTTTCAGCAATCAATTATTGCGATTGGTTCGGTCACGTTACAAGCAGCTGTGAATTCGCTTGGCACCGACGCGGTGGCAGCGAATGCAGCGGCCAGTAAAGTCGACCAGTTAGTAGTCTTAGTATTGATGTCATTTGGGGTGACCATGGCAACATACGTGGCCCAAAATCATGGTGCTGGTCAGTACGATCGTATCTTAGTCGGTATGCGACAGACTCTCATGATGAGTATTGGTGTCGCCATCCTGCTAGGGATTGGTGAAGTCTTCGGCGGTCATTGGTTAGTACAACTGTTTGTTGACCAATCTGATCAGGCAGCCGGCAGTGTGATGAAGTTAGCGCAAATCTTCTTTTATGCGAACGGCCCCTTATATGCCATTTTGGCGGTATTATTTGTGTTACGCTATGCCATTCAAGGGTTAGGTGACACGCGTACCCCAACTTTGGCGGGGATTGGCGAGATGGTTGCGCGGACAGTGGCGGCTTTTGGGTTAGTCAGTGTCTTTGGCTTTTGGGGAGCTAGTTTTGCAAATCCGTTAGCTTGGACTGCATCGGTAGCCTTCCTGATTCCAGCATGGTTGCAATATGAACGCGAAATTAAAGCAAAAGCTTAA
- a CDS encoding GNAT family N-acetyltransferase — MESQRFDLFESVVAQLNLHDILPIISGSFALEIISGYNLNAYVTPMIIEDEQFNNAAALEETMYGLGFSRADVVEPVFLIDQLTIVFIPKSSVEELIGHELPSIYNFVHTMPDYFVLNTYDLFNVFAALIASTDRDEDSRQSDAQKLRFMQQLGYIFDRYPVRQLSASSLLNEMAFHFATPQDYTEIDQVIRRSFDEATYSTLIEEQQVRALRIEQPNGQLPIEIVIKFNNQIIGYGMLSDAQVAENRDAGRIGVLGPVVIIPEFRGRGLGWRLAEELEVSARYAGYAAVIVMGWPNYWRRFGYHSPNEIPTTLQPRFNMDLNYFMVKDLYPGALMKMDGEVTFPKAWGYNQNEEE, encoded by the coding sequence ATGGAAAGTCAACGTTTTGATTTGTTTGAATCGGTAGTCGCACAGTTAAATTTGCATGATATTTTGCCGATTATTTCGGGTTCATTCGCACTAGAAATTATTTCTGGATACAATCTAAATGCCTATGTCACACCAATGATTATTGAAGATGAACAGTTTAACAACGCGGCGGCCCTTGAAGAGACGATGTATGGGTTGGGGTTTTCCCGCGCTGATGTTGTTGAACCAGTTTTTTTAATTGATCAACTAACGATTGTCTTTATTCCCAAAAGTTCTGTTGAAGAATTAATTGGCCATGAACTGCCGTCGATTTATAATTTTGTGCACACGATGCCGGATTATTTTGTTCTGAATACATACGACTTGTTTAATGTTTTTGCTGCCTTGATTGCTTCAACTGATCGTGATGAAGATAGCCGGCAAAGTGACGCGCAAAAATTACGATTTATGCAACAGTTGGGGTACATTTTTGACCGATATCCGGTGCGTCAATTATCAGCATCATCACTGTTGAATGAAATGGCATTTCATTTTGCCACACCGCAAGATTATACTGAAATTGACCAAGTGATTCGGCGTTCATTCGATGAAGCTACTTATAGTACACTCATTGAAGAACAACAAGTCCGGGCTCTTCGTATTGAGCAGCCAAATGGTCAGCTACCAATTGAGATTGTGATCAAATTTAATAACCAGATTATTGGTTATGGTATGTTGTCTGATGCGCAGGTGGCGGAAAACCGTGACGCGGGACGGATTGGTGTCTTGGGTCCGGTGGTCATCATTCCGGAATTTCGCGGGCGTGGCTTAGGGTGGCGCCTTGCCGAAGAACTCGAAGTGAGTGCCCGTTATGCCGGCTATGCCGCCGTAATCGTCATGGGATGGCCGAACTATTGGCGTCGGTTTGGCTATCACAGTCCGAATGAAATACCAACAACCTTACAGCCGCGTTTTAACATGGATCTGAATTATTTCATGGTGAAAGATCTATATCCAGGGGCCTTAATGAAAATGGACGGTGAGGTCACTTTTCCCAAAGCTTGGGGCTATAATCAAAATGAGGAAGAATAG